Below is a window of Chaetodon trifascialis isolate fChaTrf1 chromosome 17, fChaTrf1.hap1, whole genome shotgun sequence DNA.
TGAAGTTCTTTTAAAATGGTGCATTTTACTTTATACATACTGTGCTctgtttttaactgtattttattgGTACTAttcagtgggttttatttttctcttgttATAAAAAGAAGCATGCTTTTTTTAACCCTCACCGCatacacagcacagcagtgttttttggTCTGGGGCAGTTTCAGGCTGTGCCCAACACAGATAATACTCACAGCAAGGTTAAACCTGTGGGAAGCTGTCCTGGGGTAGGCTGTAATAGGCTTATTTTGGTTGATCAAGATCGGGGGTGAAGCTGTGTCTGTCAGGAAACTGGGAGACTCTGTTATGCTTGTTTACTTGAGAGGCCTAGAAGCTGATTGGTAGAGTGCTGATCTCTGCTGTAGTAAAGCAACAAGAGTGTTGAGATCTTTGGTGCATCTAtttcattcttatttttatcttatttttaatgttattcTCAAGCGGGATTTATCCTCCTCTTACATACTGTGGGATATGCATTTGTAGTGATGAAAATACATAAAGACTTCAATTACAATCCAATACTCATGAAGGTGATTATCAGTGACAGGTGAGAGTGATGTTCTTTTTTCAGTaactttattttcactgtgacTGAAATGTTCATACATTCATTTACAGTTAATCATGCCATCCTGTGGTTTCCACAAAGAATCCTAAACTAACAAGCCAGTGCAGGAAAACAGTGTCTGACACACATCTGAATAGGACAATCAATCAAGCAGACAAGGCCATAGCCTaaactttagaaacattcatatCGTGAGTCCCATCTCCTCCCATTTAAAGAAGAacaagtgtttttctctgctttgcttGGAATAGTGAGCAACTACCAGGATTATAGTAACAATAGcattttcagacacatttcTCTCTTAAAGTTCTCACAAACCCACATAATAGTACATTAGCTACAGGTCTACTGGTATTCCTTTAAAGGTGGATgggtcattctggagaaagattgttgatattTGCTAAATTTGAAATTCACTGAGCgggcggcatggtggcgcaagcaggtagtgcgcgtgcctcacagcaagaaagttgcCGGTTCGATACCCGggctgtgtgaagtttgcatgttcttcccgtaccttctctccgggtactctggcttcctcccacagaccaaaaacatgctcattagattaattggtgactctaaattgccccgtaggtgtgagtgtgagtatttgcctgtctttgcatgtggccctgcaatcagctggcgaccggctcagggtgtaccccacctctcacctgttgaagctgggatagacccccccccccccccccgaacaAAAATCAGGTTTTCATACACAGCCCTGACTCtataaatgtgaaataaagtggCTTGGACTGAGCCACACAACACTACTCCCATGCATAGAATatgaggaaggggaggggagagggcaTGCTAACACTGAGCAATTGCATTGTAAAGAAGGAGGGATGACAATATCAACAGCCTTTCTCCAAAATGACACACCTAAACCTTTAAGGCTCAGCATGTTTGGGATTTGGGATGCGATACTTGATCTTTCCAGCTGCTTTGGGGGACATCCTAATCAGAGGCCAAAATCTCCTCAACTGCCTCTTTCAATGTTTCAATGTAACACCTTGTTCTTAAATATCAGCCCACATGTTTTTAAACTCTTAGTCTTTACCAAAATCTCAAACAGAGGTGAGCAGTAGACTTCCAATTTGAACATTTCATACTTATGTTCCTTATAAATTTTTGGCATTGTGTATATTTTGGCTTTTGAAGAATAAATGAAGttctatcttatcttaatgtAAATCAACTGGTAAATTAAGTCTGAATATATAACCCCAATTATGTCATTGTGATACCTTTAGGGGTATAATGACTTCAGCTTGGAGACTAGAAGTTTATAAGATAGATTTTATTGTCTCAAAAGGGGAATTTGCAGAGTGTGCACTATGCCACTCTGTGGAATAATAAGCActaaagagaaaagcagagctACAAACAGGGTGACTGCAGTTCATAAAGTGTATATTTAGCAGGCTGCGAAGGTCTAACAAAGATGCTTTTGAGGTTAGtagcattatgggaaatgtaggattcagTATTTTTGGAACTTAACTCATAACAGGAGGGGGAATAAATGTCAGATTATCTTGGCCTCTGCTGCCTCCCAACCTTATGGAAATGCTAAATCATTGTAGTACTCCTGTCAGTTTTAATCTCAAAATAGCAGttctaaaacacaaaaaacaacaatgaacagACAATAGATTGCAAATCGGTTGCTGTAATAGTCTTTCAGCAATTAATTCTTGAATGGCTTGAGACAATTTAAAATAgcataaacacaataaaaggtTAGTTTTCTaaccaaacaacagcaacaaaatctTATTTCAACAGTCAAATATGGCAGGGGAGGATTAAGGCCTTTGAAGAACGAAATAGCTGCATGTTGTTACATGTTGACTTCATTCTAATTAAcacaaaatgtgcacacaccATTAGTGAAGTGAATATATCCTATATACTCTAATAGCGACCAACATCTTCTCTTTTCCCcagctgtctttttctgttatttgtgtttctctgaCAATACTTAGACTATACCTTTAGTGGTCTTAGTATTTGAAGAATAAATCATCATTACCAATAACACATCATGTccacaacatactgtacagtatatccAGCAGTGTTAACACTGATGCTGTGTCATGTCATGCCAGAGAGGGCAGGATGACAACCTGTTGGttacatgtaaatgtatttatttgtaccAGATCTTAGGACTGCTGCCATCAGCACATTTGTTATTACTTTGTCACCTGAGTTGATACATGAGTCATCAAGCCAAATGGGCGATAACTTAATCACTTAATCATAATGACCATCAGGAGGCTGATAAGAATAGTTTTTCCCAGTTGACATCAATATGTACAGTCtgactgacatgacatgacaccacagcgagcagtgtgtgtttcagatcaGGGTTCTGTGGTCTCAACTTCAATCGGCTCCACCTGGGGCTCAGTGGGTGGGGTAGAGAtatcctccacctgctctgacTCTGGTTCAGTCACAACTACAGCCACCTGTTGATACACAGAGAGCAGTAAAATGTGAACATGGCTTGCagaaaacatcaacatattTACTTGTATTTTAAGGGTGTGGTCACACTTTTTTGATTAGAAAAAATCATCAGGGCCTGAAGTTTGTCACTGTCAAACACATCAacttctttgtttcctttacAAGTCCAGCCTTTCCCTGCATGATGCACCAGCAGCTTGTTAATGCTACAGGGTGCCAGAGGAAACTAATATTTCAGTCTGTGGGTGAACAGGCTCAAGACGCAGACTGTGTACATGGCATCCCAAATACACAGCACCACAGATATGCCACCAAGTCATCCTTTCTCCTTTCACTGGCAGTTAGTCAATCAGCCAAGGAAATAACCTCAGACTGACTCAGCTAGGTGAGAAGCAGCACCCGCACTatgcactgcatgaaaatagGGTCCTAACAAAGACTGTGTTCCCACTACCTGAGATGGCTCGGCTGCAGCTGGAGTAGCTTGAACAGCCTGCACGGCTGGAACAGGTGGGGGGCGAGAGTGTGGATAGACAGGCCTCTGGCTTGGAGcctgcaagacacacacacacacacacacacacacacacacacacacacacacacacacacacacacactgaattgaACTTAATCACTTCACATCAACTGGGTCACCTAAAAATCACTTCATCCCTGCAATTATATGGGTATTTGTTATGGTGACAGTATGTCACAACTGTCAGCGACTCAGTGAGTCTTGGGAGTTTTCTGCCCCCTCATGGTCAAATATCACTTGAGGAACCATATCAGGGCTCACCTGGGTTCCACCAGCAGCTAGGACACTGAGTCCAAACAGCATGGCAGTGATACagatcagcagctccagcaccagAAAGATCACCAGTGTCCCCAGGATCCCATCAATCAACAGCTAGCCAGAGAAATCCAAGAACACATATGGTGAGGAAACAGGAGCAGTAAGGAAACtgaaacaatgttttttgttgtgacaCTGGTGACTCcatgaaaaagcagaaatgtaaaaatctcAGGACATCTTTTCTATCAGTTAAAGgcatttctgtttctgcatgCACTCTACAAGACAACATAACCTATCTGAGCAAAGTATTAGTTGGAACAGTAGTCAATCACTTACTTTACACTTTTGCTCGATCAGCCCGGTGCATTTCCTGAAACAATGTTGCTGCAGTGGACagtaaagacaaagaaacatggAGTCTGCTTTTTCATAACATGTAGAGTCAACTATGAATTCAAGTGATTCTACCAAGGGAGATTGTGATGATGGTGGGTGCTGATATGCCAATGTTGTGTTCATTACTTGTTTCTAGATTTAAACATACATTAAGAGCATTCTGCAAGCTTATAATGAATATTCAATCATTCAATTATAATGAATATTCAATCAGAGCAAGAATCATACTAATACTATATAAATCTGATTTGaatcagacaaaaatcagtatatatttatttgaagaATATTTAACTCAGCATCATCTAAATAAGAGCAGAACCACTTGCTCTCActcaaattgctttttttttttttttttacttgtatGAGCGTTGCTGTGTATTTTAGCTCTCTACCTGGTCACTACTGTCCTCCAACACTTGTCCACTACCTTGACAGGGACCACTAGGGTCCTCCTAGTCCTCGTAGGACCTCTGGACCTGGTTAAGAAAGTGTTGTAGAGGATCCTTAACTTTGTCACAGACTTTtgagctgttttttgtttgtttgtttgcttgctttcctcaaatgttttgtgatttacaaaaaaaaaaaaaaaaaaaaactgagcagcacttccaaaaagacaaaaaagattaaaaactcAACTTAAACACTTTTTAGGGTTAACACAGCCATTAGTTTTAGAAGATCATGCTTGACCAATTAGGAGATGCATTTAGCTGAGACATTTACTTTTTTTGTGAATACCCCTAATGATGACAATACCCATACAGGTGATAACACCTataaaacaataattaaaaGTCAGGTTGACACataaaagtatgtttcttcaaAGTCAAAAGATTCTGTTTCACTTCACGTACataaaaagcagaaagagacCATGAGAGCTCATCACAGCGGCCAGTAAATATTAGTGGTGTGCTACATATATAGTACAACCTGAGACGGTTTCTTTTGTGTGGAATATATTTCTGTCCTGCAAACATTGTTTCAGTCTTGCACCAGGCAAGACTCATATCCTCCACCACTAAACAATGCAGAGAGCAAATGTGATCAGTGACCCATCACTTAACTTACTTAACCCAAACTGAATTTTCTGGAAGCAATTTTGTGATGTTGTTTAGGCCAGTCAATTACAATTCTAACAACTGTCCAAGTTCATCTTGAAGGTGTAATTCAGGCTGTAACATGACCTGCCACAGTCAGAGAAACGCACTGGactttcacagcagaaaagCTTTGTTACAGTAGTAGTGACTGATGTGGCTGTTCTGTTTTGCCACAgatgtttaattattttaaaaaacaacaacttcagTCTAAAGGCTTTCATGCAGTGTTCTGGCCTGTGTAGGTTTTAAAGACAATACCACCGCATGCAGCTCCAGTTTGCGGCAGTGTTCACAGTGGTATGAGTCCTGGCGGTAGGGGAGGTGTTTGGACATCAGACCCAGAGCAGCAGTGGCAAATGCAGCACTGATGAGGTGCAGCACCAGCATACATTTCACCTGCAAATGACAACAGTAGGGCTCATGTACAATAATTACACACCCTACAATATACAAAATAATTGAAACACATCAGAGGAGGAGTTGTTTACTATTCAAACACATTACATCTTACAGCTACAAATAATattctcaaacaaacacatgcacaagaaGTACACTCACCTGGATGTGATAAGAATGGTGGACCAACAGTGGAAAAGAGCATGGAGAAGAGAATTTTACACAATGCACTTACACTGACATGCCACTACAAGCAATAAAGAGGTATGGAAGTTTTCATATTGGATAATCTTACAGATGAACGCTTAAAGGCTTCTTGCTTCACGATCGTGAGGCGTCAGTAACCAGGCTCTGGAAAAAGGGGAGCtaattgaaaataataatgtgtgtgggtttgtc
It encodes the following:
- the LOC139345840 gene encoding membrane-spanning 4-domains subfamily A member 4A isoform X2, with protein sequence MAHNDKDPMPAVENLSPGQLQSLLKMEPKTLGAIQIVIGALILCLSASVLQIHEVHFTGDVALFLIVVIQVTLSGSVLVHSGRKPTLFWVKCMLVLHLISAAFATAALGLMSKHLPYRQDSYHCEHCRKLELHAVLLIDGILGTLVIFLVLELLICITAMLFGLSVLAAGGTQAPSQRPVYPHSRPPPVPAVQAVQATPAAAEPSQVAVVVTEPESEQVEDISTPPTEPQVEPIEVETTEP
- the LOC139345840 gene encoding uncharacterized protein isoform X1, whose translation is MAHNDKDPMPAVENLSPGQLQSLLKMEPKTLGAIQIVIGALILCLSASVLQIHEVHFTGDVALFLIVVIQVTLSGSVLVHSGRKPTLFWVKCMLVLHLISAAFATAALGLMSKHLPYRQDSYHCEHCRKLELHAVQHCFRKCTGLIEQKCKLLIDGILGTLVIFLVLELLICITAMLFGLSVLAAGGTQAPSQRPVYPHSRPPPVPAVQAVQATPAAAEPSQVAVVVTEPESEQVEDISTPPTEPQVEPIEVETTEP